Sequence from the Candidatus Omnitrophota bacterium genome:
AGGGTAATGCCCTGCATAAAGAAGGTGACTTAAAAGGCGCGAAAGAAGCATGGCAGAACGCGCTTAATATAACTAAAGATCCGGAGATGCGCAGTTATATCGACCAGGCCGATAAAAAAGCCCGTCAAGAAGATCAGGCCAAACGCCAAGCAAAAGAAAAAGCACGCCAGGAAGAGCTAAGCAAAAAAGAAGCCGAGCGTAAAGCAAAGCTCGAAGCCGAAAGAAAAGCCGAAGAACAGCAGGATCGCCTCGAAGCTGAAAAAAGAGAACAAGCCCGTTTACAGCGCGAAGCACAGCGCCAAGCTGATGAAAAGGCAAGAGAGCAAGCCAGACTCGAGCGTGAAGCTCAAAGAAAACAAGAAGCCGAACAGCGTGAGCGCAAACGAGCGGAAGAAAAGGCCAAAAAAGAATCCGAGCGCCAGGCAAGGATAGAGGCCGACAAGAAGGTAAGAGAAGAGGCCAAGGCAAAAGAAGAAGCCAAGCAAGAATCCAAGTAACACTTTTAACCAGTGCCCTTATTTACCTTTTTAGCCCCCTTATGCTTTTACCGCCCTATATATACCCTCTCTCCATCAACCATTACTCTTAGACCAGTAGCTGATGCGGGAGACATAATCTTCTGTAATGCCGTTACATAGGCACCTATTCTCGTCTGGACACTTTCCATCCTTGCCTCATTAACACTTAACGTAGAATAAGCCTCTGTAATGGAGTCACTTATCACGACATTGCTCTCATTGGTGGCGTGGCTCACATTGCTCTGGGTAGGCGTAGGTGTAGGGTTAGGTGCAGGCGCAGCCGTGATATTAGCTGTAGTAGTGGGCTGCGTAAGCGAGTAATTGGCTGAACTGCCTCC
This genomic interval carries:
- a CDS encoding YDG domain-containing protein, translating into ITANNKTYDGTTAATLNTTLAALSGVVAGDTVTLDTTAATGAFASKDVGTDKLVTISGLTISGGSSANYSLTQPTTTANITAAPAPNPTPTPTQSNVSHATNESNVVISDSITEAYSTLSVNEARMESVQTRIGAYVTALQKIMSPASATGLRVMVDGERVYIGR